From Saprospiraceae bacterium, one genomic window encodes:
- a CDS encoding type II toxin-antitoxin system HicB family antitoxin, giving the protein MYTYKIHLHKEDEGGYTVTVPVLPGCITYGEDLDEALAMAKEAIALYIEELDERGEKIPDDSDTLEYSISLHHA; this is encoded by the coding sequence ATGTACACCTATAAGATTCATTTACACAAAGAAGATGAAGGCGGTTATACCGTAACAGTTCCCGTTCTCCCAGGCTGCATTACTTATGGCGAAGACCTCGACGAAGCCTTAGCTATGGCTAAAGAAGCCATTGCACTTTACATTGAAGAGTTGGATGAAAGGGGTGAAAAAATTCCAGATGACAGCGATACGCTGGAATACTCCATAAGTCTTCATCATGCATGA
- a CDS encoding BatD family protein has translation MKNMFLLSFTFLTICLKAQDPVFKVELSHDSLLLGNYVELKYTLENIQGKFTPPDFPGMKLIAGPNHASSYSFINGEVKQTSSYVYFLMPEAEGNYIIGEATVQSGQQIFTTPEINLVVMPNPDRLIQNPNSDLKNADPGVIIKPKNNSAGKKKTYRI, from the coding sequence ATGAAAAATATGTTTTTGCTCTCGTTTACTTTTCTCACGATCTGCCTGAAAGCACAGGATCCGGTCTTTAAAGTAGAATTGAGTCATGACAGCTTGCTTCTGGGTAATTATGTGGAATTGAAATACACCTTGGAGAATATTCAGGGTAAGTTTACTCCCCCCGATTTTCCTGGAATGAAGTTGATAGCAGGACCCAACCATGCTTCTTCGTATTCTTTTATCAATGGAGAAGTAAAACAGACCTCCAGTTATGTGTATTTTCTGATGCCGGAAGCAGAAGGAAACTATATCATTGGAGAAGCCACTGTTCAATCAGGCCAACAAATATTTACCACCCCTGAAATAAACCTTGTGGTAATGCCAAATCCTGATCGGCTGATCCAGAATCCAAATTCAGATCTAAAAAATGCGGATCCCGGTGTAATCATCAAACCGAAAAACAATTCGGCCGGCAAGAAAAAAACATATAGGATTTGA
- a CDS encoding type II toxin-antitoxin system HicA family toxin, translated as MNLSPKQLIKILESSGYIFKRTNGSHHLFFNPNNNKTVIVPIHSNRDLKKGTFMAILKQAGIDKNEINS; from the coding sequence ATGAACCTTAGCCCAAAGCAACTTATTAAAATCTTAGAGTCCAGCGGGTATATCTTTAAGCGCACTAATGGATCTCACCATCTCTTTTTTAATCCTAATAACAATAAAACCGTAATAGTGCCTATTCATTCAAATAGAGATCTTAAAAAAGGTACTTTTATGGCTATATTAAAACAAGCTGGAATAGACAAAAATGAGATAAATAGTTAA
- a CDS encoding GNAT family N-acetyltransferase produces MKWITEQTLETNRVKLIPLHQNHKDDLLEAESDGNLSKLWYTSVPNSSNIDLYIRKALEDYHLDKGLAFVVVDKISNKTVGCTRYTNATPEHRRLEIGYTWYSKTYQRTHVNSECKLLLLTHAFEVLKAIAVEFRTNWYNFPSRNAILRLGAKQDGVLRNHQILPDESFRDTVVFSITADEWRACKNALNDRIEQIHQNMNSKNIKS; encoded by the coding sequence ATGAAATGGATTACAGAACAAACGCTTGAAACAAACCGGGTAAAACTAATTCCCCTTCATCAAAATCACAAAGATGATTTGTTAGAAGCTGAATCGGACGGAAATTTATCAAAATTGTGGTACACTTCCGTTCCAAATTCTTCAAATATTGATCTTTATATTAGAAAAGCCTTGGAGGATTATCATCTGGACAAAGGCCTGGCATTTGTGGTGGTCGATAAAATTTCAAATAAAACAGTGGGTTGCACCCGATACACCAATGCCACTCCCGAACACCGAAGATTGGAAATAGGATATACCTGGTATTCTAAAACCTATCAAAGAACTCATGTAAACTCTGAGTGCAAGTTGTTATTGCTTACACATGCATTTGAAGTGCTGAAAGCCATTGCAGTAGAATTCAGGACAAATTGGTATAACTTTCCATCCAGAAATGCCATTTTAAGACTCGGAGCTAAGCAGGACGGAGTGCTGAGAAATCACCAAATATTGCCTGATGAATCATTCAGAGACACCGTGGTATTTTCCATTACTGCGGACGAATGGAGAGCTTGCAAGAACGCCCTGAATGATAGAATAGAACAGATACATCAAAACATGAATTCGAAAAATATTAAATCCTAA
- a CDS encoding T9SS type A sorting domain-containing protein, whose protein sequence is MNKVLLFSCLLLFTDGFTNWSSSLYGQRILEVGQGRAYPDPAQAARNALPGDTILIYPGNYRGSFFIENLKGTPNAWITLKGIDRNTVVFSGGSQSMHFTDAQYVSIQDMTITGQTGNGMNIDDGGSYQTPTKKLILQNIVFRDMAATGNNDMLKLSGLDSFQIINCSFTNGATGGSGIDMVGCHAGEIRECQFTNQGSNSIQAKGATSEIHISRNYFRNGGQRSINLGGSTGAAFFRPLNANYEARNLLVSANIFEGSVTPIAYVGCRNVTVINNTIIRPERWIMRILQESPDTSFYQSCAYNFFINNLVVVNSSLSTDVNIGPNTLPGSFVYANNLWYHETNANYRPTLPVTETNGITRMNPAFVPFNGVNYGIQQNSPAYRKGLPTASNLSDYFGRTFPSPPSIGALEFIAPSFTVEETETHQIKIFPNPASDLIKIDSEFEILSIGVYDSEGRLHFFAGAKPDSIKHSLSIQTLKQGIYFLHLNTTKGQFIKRFVKL, encoded by the coding sequence ATGAACAAAGTACTCCTCTTCAGTTGTTTGTTGCTATTCACCGATGGTTTTACAAACTGGAGCTCCAGCTTGTATGGTCAAAGAATTTTGGAAGTTGGCCAAGGTAGAGCATACCCTGATCCTGCCCAAGCCGCAAGAAATGCCTTACCCGGTGACACCATTTTAATCTATCCCGGAAACTATCGGGGTTCTTTTTTTATTGAAAATTTAAAAGGAACTCCCAATGCATGGATCACCCTCAAAGGCATCGATCGGAATACAGTAGTGTTCTCGGGAGGTTCACAATCCATGCACTTTACAGATGCCCAATATGTCTCGATCCAGGACATGACCATTACCGGCCAAACCGGCAATGGAATGAACATCGATGATGGAGGAAGCTATCAAACTCCTACTAAGAAACTGATCCTACAAAACATCGTCTTCAGAGACATGGCTGCCACAGGCAACAACGATATGCTCAAACTTTCCGGTCTGGATTCCTTTCAAATCATCAACTGTTCTTTTACAAATGGAGCAACCGGAGGATCCGGAATCGACATGGTGGGCTGCCACGCTGGTGAAATCAGAGAATGCCAGTTTACCAACCAGGGTTCCAATTCGATCCAGGCCAAGGGCGCCACTTCAGAAATCCACATCAGCAGGAATTATTTCAGGAATGGAGGTCAGCGTAGCATCAATTTGGGGGGAAGCACGGGAGCAGCCTTTTTCAGACCCTTAAACGCAAATTATGAAGCCAGAAATCTGCTGGTGAGTGCCAATATTTTTGAAGGTTCGGTTACCCCTATTGCTTATGTAGGATGCAGAAATGTGACCGTCATCAATAACACCATCATTAGACCTGAGAGATGGATCATGAGGATTTTGCAGGAAAGCCCGGATACCAGTTTTTATCAAAGTTGCGCTTACAATTTTTTTATCAACAATCTGGTGGTGGTCAACAGCAGCCTTTCCACAGATGTCAACATCGGACCCAATACCTTACCTGGAAGCTTTGTGTACGCCAACAATCTCTGGTATCACGAGACCAACGCCAACTACAGGCCGACTTTGCCCGTGACAGAAACCAACGGGATTACAAGAATGAATCCAGCATTTGTACCTTTTAATGGCGTCAATTATGGAATCCAACAAAATTCACCGGCGTATAGAAAAGGTCTGCCCACCGCAAGCAATTTGAGCGATTATTTTGGAAGGACTTTCCCGAGTCCTCCGTCTATAGGGGCTCTGGAGTTTATTGCTCCAAGTTTTACAGTGGAAGAAACCGAGACTCATCAGATCAAAATTTTTCCAAATCCTGCCTCAGATCTAATTAAGATTGACAGTGAATTTGAAATTTTATCGATCGGGGTTTATGATTCAGAAGGCAGACTACATTTCTTCGCAGGAGCCAAACCAGATTCCATTAAACATTCACTTTCTATTCAGACTTTGAAACAAGGCATCTATTTTTTACACTTGAATACTACAAAAGGTCAATTTATAAAACGATTTGTAAAGTTATAA
- a CDS encoding carbohydrate binding family 9 domain-containing protein, producing the protein MATTEPVKSITAMRIYTPLKMDGRLDEFVWNLAPAADNFIQTEPVPGIKATHDTRVKFLYDDQAIYIGAHLYDPDPQKILKELCIRDQVSNSDLFKVFIDAYQSGLNGFIFAVNAAGVQYESIVSNHVEDLNWNAVWDSEVLIVEDGWVVEMRIPFSSLRFPNQNIQQWNVQFAREIRRWRETSYWSKIDPLVNGWVQQSGRVDSLMDLAAPVRLSLMPFVTGYLNQGFDPAKPNNFSPSFSAGADLKYGINQAFTLDMALVPDFGQVISDRQVLNLSPFEVFFEENRQFFTEGTELFNRDGLFYSRRVGGRPQGYFDANARALELKGQLLSNPETSQLYNATKLSGRTSAGTGLGFFNAVVGSTHAVIRDSSGAESSFLTSPLSNYNVFVADQNLFNNSYVRFLNTNVTRNGHFTDANVTALTGEIKTKDQRYSILGKAVMSQRYTGKENDKGYSSQLRLGKFGGKWTWNVHQLIETDRFNPNDLAFLAAANEHTYNLNGAYAEYKPKKQNIQFYNFKANVLYLRHFKPDVFADFAINLTHFLLWKSRDAYGINVRLEPIPTRDFFEPRTKDFSLYLHWPVNYTFGANFSSDYRKPLALDVFVSYRYFDAPGRNFYTLDWKPRFRFNDRISLFWNLLLKRNLLEQGYLSPIPDGRPIDPRNTYIGDRNRWIIDQSVSGRYIFNHKMGITFRIRHYWDQVQYQSIGILRPNGILEKTDLYNAEDRISLNDNNYNAFTVDLQFNYRFAPGSDLIFVWKNQILSNMPDTRQNYLRNLSETLDSPQTNSISLRVLYFIDYLELEKKLKSKNTKLI; encoded by the coding sequence TTGGCAACTACAGAGCCCGTCAAGTCCATCACCGCAATGAGGATTTATACTCCCCTTAAGATGGATGGACGGTTGGATGAATTTGTCTGGAACCTGGCGCCTGCTGCGGATAATTTCATTCAAACCGAACCTGTGCCAGGGATCAAAGCCACCCATGATACCAGGGTGAAGTTTTTGTACGATGATCAGGCCATTTATATCGGAGCGCATCTCTATGATCCGGATCCACAAAAAATACTGAAAGAATTGTGTATAAGAGATCAGGTCAGCAATTCAGATCTCTTTAAAGTGTTTATTGACGCCTATCAAAGTGGTCTCAATGGATTTATTTTTGCCGTCAATGCTGCCGGCGTACAATACGAGTCCATCGTGTCCAATCACGTAGAAGACCTCAACTGGAATGCAGTTTGGGACAGTGAGGTACTGATCGTAGAAGATGGTTGGGTCGTTGAAATGAGAATCCCATTTTCCTCTCTCAGATTTCCAAATCAAAACATCCAGCAGTGGAACGTTCAGTTTGCAAGGGAAATCAGAAGATGGAGAGAAACTTCCTATTGGAGTAAAATAGATCCCTTGGTCAACGGTTGGGTCCAGCAGAGTGGAAGGGTGGATTCGTTGATGGATCTCGCAGCACCCGTAAGATTGTCTCTGATGCCCTTTGTGACCGGATATCTGAATCAGGGATTTGATCCCGCCAAGCCCAATAATTTTTCTCCTTCATTTAGCGCAGGTGCGGATTTAAAATATGGCATCAATCAGGCTTTTACTTTGGACATGGCGCTGGTACCCGATTTTGGTCAGGTCATTTCAGATCGACAGGTGCTCAATCTATCTCCATTCGAAGTTTTTTTTGAAGAGAACAGGCAGTTTTTTACCGAAGGAACCGAACTCTTCAACAGAGATGGTCTGTTTTATTCGAGGAGAGTAGGAGGAAGACCACAGGGATATTTTGACGCCAATGCCCGCGCTTTAGAATTGAAAGGACAACTCTTGTCCAATCCGGAGACCAGTCAGTTGTACAATGCGACCAAACTAAGTGGCAGAACTTCAGCCGGGACAGGACTTGGATTTTTTAATGCGGTGGTGGGAAGCACTCATGCCGTGATACGCGATTCGTCCGGAGCGGAATCTTCGTTTCTGACGAGTCCATTGTCCAATTACAATGTGTTTGTGGCCGATCAGAATCTATTTAACAACTCTTATGTCAGATTCCTCAATACCAATGTGACCAGAAATGGTCATTTTACAGACGCCAATGTAACAGCGCTGACAGGTGAAATAAAAACCAAGGACCAAAGATATTCCATCCTGGGAAAAGCGGTAATGAGTCAAAGATACACTGGCAAAGAAAATGACAAAGGATATAGTAGCCAGCTAAGATTGGGAAAATTCGGAGGAAAATGGACCTGGAATGTACACCAGCTGATCGAAACAGATCGGTTTAATCCAAATGATCTAGCCTTCCTCGCAGCCGCCAACGAACACACTTACAATCTCAATGGAGCTTATGCAGAGTACAAGCCAAAAAAACAGAACATTCAATTTTATAATTTTAAAGCAAATGTTTTGTATTTGAGGCATTTTAAACCGGATGTGTTTGCAGATTTTGCCATTAATTTAACGCATTTCTTATTGTGGAAAAGCAGGGACGCCTATGGTATTAATGTTCGACTTGAACCCATCCCCACAAGAGATTTTTTCGAACCCAGAACAAAGGACTTTAGCCTTTACTTGCATTGGCCTGTCAATTACACCTTTGGCGCAAATTTTTCTTCAGATTACAGAAAACCCCTTGCCTTAGATGTGTTTGTCAGTTATCGATATTTTGATGCTCCGGGAAGAAATTTTTACACCCTGGATTGGAAACCAAGATTTCGTTTCAATGACCGGATTTCTCTGTTTTGGAACTTGCTTTTAAAGCGAAATTTACTGGAACAAGGATATTTGTCACCCATACCGGATGGCCGGCCCATAGATCCTCGCAATACATACATTGGCGATCGCAATCGCTGGATCATCGATCAGTCTGTCTCCGGAAGGTATATTTTCAATCACAAAATGGGAATCACCTTTAGAATTAGACACTATTGGGATCAGGTCCAATATCAATCCATTGGAATACTTCGTCCAAACGGGATCTTAGAAAAAACAGATTTATACAACGCTGAAGACAGAATTTCTTTGAATGACAACAATTACAATGCTTTTACGGTGGATCTTCAGTTCAACTACCGATTTGCTCCTGGAAGCGATCTGATATTTGTCTGGAAAAATCAAATATTGTCCAATATGCCGGACACCAGGCAAAACTATCTGAGAAATTTGTCAGAGACCCTGGATTCTCCCCAAACCAATAGTATTTCTTTAAGGGTGCTTTATTTTATAGATTACCTTGAGCTTGAAAAAAAATTGAAATCAAAAAATACAAAACTGATTTAA
- a CDS encoding T9SS type A sorting domain-containing protein, which produces MLRWNFVIYSVLLFFNVPAAQTDFCKNLNQPGLIFCDDFESMQAIADRYFEVNNNNGDFVPMSGVGRDASNGMRVLWQKGEVGAGGLSKSFGRTPHAYIGRNASMPDSTFKEIYWRMDVRHQSNWQGGGPAKLTRALTLANANWATGAMAHIWSGGPEDAFLGMDPASGINTQGRLVSTRYNDFPNLRWLGFKHGNIPMFSDERVSQWHCVEAHIKLNTPNNSDGILEFWINDTLQAGTYNINWHGNWNMDPNNYGINAVFFENYWNAGSPVQQERYFDNLVIATNRIGCRSTINQNSNIPETGCRIWQSNTRLHWNLEESTSTRLRLFSTLGQLVLEKLISDEGSFLVEDELTPGIYWYQINSVSCGFLSGILIY; this is translated from the coding sequence ATGTTGAGATGGAATTTTGTCATTTACTCTGTACTCTTGTTTTTTAATGTCCCTGCTGCTCAAACGGACTTTTGCAAAAATCTGAACCAACCGGGTTTGATTTTTTGTGATGACTTTGAATCAATGCAAGCGATTGCAGACAGATACTTTGAAGTCAATAACAACAATGGTGATTTTGTTCCGATGTCAGGGGTGGGCAGAGATGCTTCCAATGGTATGAGGGTGCTTTGGCAAAAAGGAGAAGTGGGCGCCGGAGGTCTTTCAAAATCTTTTGGCAGAACTCCGCATGCCTACATTGGAAGAAATGCATCCATGCCCGACAGTACTTTTAAGGAAATTTATTGGAGAATGGATGTAAGACATCAATCCAATTGGCAAGGAGGCGGACCGGCTAAATTGACCCGCGCATTGACCTTGGCCAATGCCAATTGGGCCACCGGTGCAATGGCACACATCTGGTCTGGTGGACCAGAGGATGCGTTTTTGGGAATGGATCCGGCCAGTGGCATTAATACCCAGGGGAGATTGGTAAGCACTCGTTACAACGATTTTCCAAATCTGCGCTGGTTGGGTTTTAAACACGGAAACATTCCCATGTTCTCAGATGAAAGAGTATCCCAATGGCATTGTGTCGAAGCGCATATTAAACTCAATACACCAAACAACTCGGATGGAATCCTTGAGTTTTGGATCAATGATACGCTGCAGGCCGGCACTTACAACATCAACTGGCATGGCAACTGGAACATGGATCCAAACAATTATGGTATAAATGCTGTATTTTTTGAAAACTATTGGAATGCCGGTTCTCCGGTACAGCAAGAGAGGTATTTTGACAATCTGGTGATTGCCACAAATCGCATCGGTTGCAGGTCCACCATCAATCAGAATTCAAACATTCCAGAGACTGGCTGCCGGATTTGGCAGAGCAATACACGACTGCACTGGAATCTGGAAGAAAGCACATCGACCAGATTGCGGCTTTTTTCCACTTTGGGGCAATTGGTCCTGGAAAAACTAATCTCAGACGAAGGATCCTTTCTAGTGGAGGATGAGCTAACGCCGGGAATTTATTGGTACCAAATCAATTCAGTAAGCTGTGGATTTCTATCTGGAATCTTAATTTATTAG
- a CDS encoding protein BatD, with amino-acid sequence MRFFLFQVCFYTAIFSEAISQSNFRAISETKQALSGSSFRVEFRLENEEGKQFAPPDFGGLQIVSGPSRSMQTSVINGRTSFSVGYVYILAGTKPGKYRIGPATILVGSKMKRTDPMEIEIVAQQSKAGQFRDFFIRAEISSRQAYVGQQLLLKYRIYTRVNVTNIDVVSSPKLEAFYREHIATGDGQPHRVIENGVEYFTKVLGIQALYPMKPGKIKIEPSAFRVILGDEDSWGFGLHSMFSQRAEVVQTNDCIIDVKDFPKPMPDGFNGATGFFTSQLEQPARDFTMSDAIQFHMTITGTGHFASIKHRLNIPDSLFQIAEGKATQPVRIADDSLIVQQVKSTYLLTPKQPGFFQLYPEFVYLDPSTGQYVTKRDTIRLNVSQGSLIQTGEPDSPPLLTDFSLSKSETELIKNPMFWPLVLFPWILMGILWASPKIKSKWIKGEKDFNKPNRTDNANPQEKAELYLIQLLQSNYPEVRNLRGLNAIKIQLQNSKVLLPEHLQLIRKFELLKYQPMVTDDQWNQFMREF; translated from the coding sequence ATGCGATTCTTTTTATTTCAAGTTTGTTTTTATACCGCAATCTTTTCTGAAGCTATTTCACAAAGTAATTTTCGTGCAATTTCGGAAACCAAACAGGCTTTGTCAGGCAGCAGCTTTAGGGTAGAGTTCAGGTTGGAGAATGAAGAAGGCAAACAATTTGCACCACCGGATTTTGGAGGCTTGCAGATTGTGTCCGGGCCCAGCAGATCCATGCAAACCAGCGTGATCAACGGTCGCACCAGTTTTTCAGTGGGTTATGTGTATATTTTAGCCGGTACAAAACCCGGAAAGTACCGGATAGGGCCTGCCACCATTTTAGTGGGATCCAAAATGAAACGGACCGATCCAATGGAAATTGAAATTGTTGCCCAACAAAGCAAGGCCGGTCAATTTAGAGATTTCTTTATCAGGGCTGAAATATCCAGCAGGCAGGCTTATGTAGGTCAACAATTACTATTGAAATACAGGATATACACCAGGGTAAACGTAACCAACATCGATGTGGTATCCTCCCCCAAATTGGAGGCATTCTACAGAGAGCACATCGCAACAGGAGACGGTCAACCCCATAGGGTGATTGAAAATGGAGTTGAATACTTCACGAAGGTATTGGGCATTCAGGCTCTTTATCCAATGAAACCGGGTAAAATTAAAATTGAACCTTCCGCCTTCAGGGTAATTTTAGGGGACGAAGACAGTTGGGGTTTTGGCTTACACTCAATGTTTAGTCAGAGAGCAGAAGTGGTGCAAACCAATGATTGCATCATTGATGTGAAAGACTTTCCCAAACCCATGCCGGATGGCTTTAATGGAGCAACGGGTTTTTTCACCAGTCAGTTGGAACAACCAGCCAGAGATTTTACCATGAGCGATGCCATTCAGTTTCACATGACCATTACAGGCACAGGTCATTTTGCATCCATCAAACATCGATTAAATATTCCGGACAGTTTATTTCAAATAGCGGAGGGAAAAGCTACGCAGCCAGTTCGGATTGCAGACGATTCTTTGATTGTCCAGCAGGTAAAATCCACCTACCTCCTGACTCCCAAACAACCCGGTTTTTTCCAATTGTACCCTGAGTTTGTTTATCTGGACCCATCCACCGGACAATATGTGACCAAAAGAGATACCATTCGCCTGAATGTTTCACAAGGGTCGCTGATCCAAACGGGTGAACCGGATAGCCCTCCTCTTTTGACCGATTTTTCTTTGAGCAAATCTGAAACTGAGTTAATCAAAAATCCAATGTTTTGGCCTTTGGTTTTGTTTCCCTGGATTTTGATGGGAATTTTATGGGCCTCACCAAAGATTAAATCAAAGTGGATCAAAGGAGAAAAAGATTTTAATAAACCCAATCGAACAGACAATGCCAATCCACAGGAAAAAGCTGAATTGTATTTAATTCAATTATTACAATCCAATTATCCTGAAGTCAGAAACCTCCGGGGATTGAATGCGATTAAAATCCAACTTCAGAATTCCAAGGTTCTTCTTCCGGAGCATTTGCAACTGATCCGGAAATTTGAATTGCTGAAATACCAACCCATGGTCACCGACGATCAGTGGAATCAATTTATGAGAGAATTTTAA
- a CDS encoding alpha/beta hydrolase, protein MEKTKKTLLLFASIVFYSISLPAQNNVSIFSNGIKLSGTIEHPKHKTEKAILILSGSGKTDRDGNTKPLYINNALKKLALELADLGYASLRYDKRGVGESLSDSFSYETLRFEDYVLDASNWITYLKKEYSHITVLGHSQGALVGMLAIQNNPVQKFISLAGISEDLYTTLKRQLSNQPGFVQEAAFPILDRLKIGVKVDSVPPYLQSLMGPSVQNYFMTCLKYDPREEIKKLDIPILIIQGSNDIQITVEGATEMSKQSEFTSLSIIDGMNHVLRKCSTLATENMATYNNPELPLHHELIEKIVLFLNNNK, encoded by the coding sequence ATGGAGAAAACAAAGAAAACTCTGCTTTTATTCGCATCAATTGTATTTTACTCAATCTCTCTGCCGGCACAGAACAATGTATCCATTTTTTCCAATGGGATCAAATTGTCCGGAACCATAGAGCACCCGAAACACAAAACAGAAAAAGCAATATTGATCCTATCAGGATCCGGAAAGACGGATCGAGACGGCAATACAAAACCCTTGTACATCAATAATGCCCTGAAAAAGCTTGCTCTAGAATTGGCGGATCTTGGATACGCGAGTTTGAGATACGACAAAAGAGGTGTTGGCGAAAGTTTATCCGATTCCTTCTCCTATGAGACCCTGCGTTTTGAAGACTATGTGCTGGATGCTTCTAATTGGATTACTTATTTAAAAAAAGAGTACTCTCATATCACTGTATTGGGTCATAGCCAGGGTGCATTGGTAGGTATGCTGGCAATTCAAAACAACCCTGTTCAAAAATTTATCTCGCTAGCCGGTATTTCAGAGGATCTCTATACGACGCTAAAAAGACAATTATCCAACCAACCAGGTTTTGTCCAAGAGGCTGCATTTCCAATTCTCGATCGTTTAAAGATCGGGGTAAAAGTGGATAGTGTTCCTCCCTATCTGCAAAGTTTGATGGGGCCGTCTGTTCAGAATTACTTTATGACATGTTTAAAATATGACCCAAGAGAGGAAATTAAAAAGCTGGACATCCCCATTTTAATCATCCAAGGCAGCAACGACATACAAATAACGGTGGAAGGTGCAACAGAGATGAGCAAACAATCAGAATTTACCAGTTTAAGTATAATTGATGGCATGAACCATGTACTCAGAAAATGCTCCACCCTTGCGACTGAAAATATGGCAACCTATAACAATCCTGAACTTCCTCTTCACCATGAGCTGATTGAAAAAATAGTGTTATTTTTGAACAACAATAAATAA
- a CDS encoding SRPBCC domain-containing protein, with protein MADIFHNFPVNAPLDRVFGLVSTPEGLDKWWAKASSGKTAPGEIFKLHFEPAYHWTAIVSKYLPFEEFELTMQISDPEWEGSKVGFRLFSNNNLTEVQFYHTGWKELNEHYKISNYCWAMYLRILKRNLEFDEFVPYMDRLFV; from the coding sequence ATGGCCGACATTTTCCACAATTTTCCTGTAAACGCACCGCTTGACAGGGTGTTTGGATTGGTTTCCACGCCTGAAGGATTGGACAAATGGTGGGCAAAGGCTAGCTCTGGAAAAACGGCTCCCGGAGAAATTTTTAAGCTTCATTTTGAGCCTGCATACCATTGGACTGCCATTGTTTCTAAATATCTCCCTTTTGAAGAATTTGAGTTGACCATGCAAATCTCAGATCCTGAATGGGAAGGAAGCAAAGTGGGATTCCGGCTTTTTAGTAATAACAATTTAACGGAGGTTCAATTTTATCATACAGGATGGAAAGAACTCAATGAACATTACAAAATTTCTAATTACTGTTGGGCCATGTATTTGAGAATCTTAAAAAGAAATCTTGAGTTTGATGAATTTGTTCCATACATGGATAGATTATTTGTTTGA